Proteins encoded together in one Musa acuminata AAA Group cultivar baxijiao chromosome BXJ3-6, Cavendish_Baxijiao_AAA, whole genome shotgun sequence window:
- the LOC103986572 gene encoding probable dolichyl-diphosphooligosaccharide--protein glycosyltransferase subunit 3B, giving the protein MAASQMPMATSLLILLLVMLGGAASSPSGEDLVAELETLRSQSQSGVIHLDDRLVSRFLTSAAAPRPYSLLIFFDAAQLRSKPELHLPHLHSEFALLSTSFAAHHRKDDASSSSSSTHRLFFCDVEFGESQHSFGLFGVSSLPHARLVPASARSLRDDSIPMDQSDFSRGAESMADFVEAKAKIPLGGPILRPPPISPRQALFLLAALLISAPFLIRRVLAGDTLIHDRRLWMALALFVYFFGVSGTMHNIIRNMPMFLPDRNNPDRLIFFFQGSGMQLGAEGFAVGFLYMVVGLVLAFATHALAGWKSVSAQRGFMLVGMLVAYWAVSKVIYLDNWKTGYSIHAFWPNSWR; this is encoded by the coding sequence ATGGCGGCTTCCCAGATGCCGATGGCCACCTCCCTCCTCATCCTCCTGCTGGTGATGCTGGGCGGCGCCGCCTCTTCCCCGTCGGGCGAGGATCTGGTTGCGGAGTTGGAGACCCTCCGATCGCAATCGCAATCCGGCGTGATCCACCTCGACGACCGCTTGGTTTCGCGCTTCCTAACCTCCGCCGCCGCCCCCCGACCTTACTCCCTTCTTATCTTCTTCGATGCCGCCCAGCTCCGCTCTAAGCCCGAACTCCACCTCCCCCACCTCCACTCCGAGTTCGCCCTCCTCTCCACCTCCTTCGCCGCCCATCACCGCAAAGACgacgcctcttcctcctcctccagtaCCCACCGCCTCTTCTTCTGCGACGTCGAGTTCGGGGAGTCGCAGCACTCCTTCGGCCTCTTCGGAGTCTCCAGCCTCCCCCACGCCCGCCTCGTCCCCGCCTCTGCCCGCTCCCTCCGCGATGATTCCATCCCCATGGACCAGTCCGACTTCTCCCGCGGCGCAGAGTCCATGGCCGACTTCGTCGAGGCGAAAGCCAAGATCCCCCTCGGCGGACCCATCCTCCGCCCGCCCCCCATCTCCCCCCGCCAGGCTCTCTTCCTCCTCGCCGCCCTCCTCATATCTGCTCCCTTCCTTATCCGCCGCGTCCTCGCTGGCGACACCCTCATCCACGACCGCCGCCTGTGGATGGCCCTTGCCCTCTTCGTCTACTTCTTCGGCGTCTCCGGCACGATGCACAACATCATTCGCAACATGCCCATGTTCTTGCCGGACCGCAACAACCCCGACcggctcatcttcttcttccaggGATCTGGGATGCAGCTTGGCGCCGAAGGCTTTGCGGTCGGGTTCTTATACATGGTTGTAGGGCTGGTGCTAGCTTTTGCGACACACGCGCTGGCCGGATGGAAGAGCGTATCCGCACAGAGGGGGTTCATGCTCGTTGGCATGCTGGTGGCGTACTGGGCTGTGAGCAAGGTGATCTATTTGGATAACTGGAAGACTGGCTACAGCATCCACGCCTTTTGGCCAAATAGTTGGAGGTGA
- the LOC135640946 gene encoding peroxidase 57-like yields MAALSSSLLLLFAAHFLTTSFSLELNFYRDSCPRAELIVKEVVQKHCQKDPSVPAGLIRLHFHDCFIKGCDASVLVDSTDYNIAEKEAPPNLTLRAFDVIDDIKAEVEKECRGVVSCADILALAARDGVALSGGEAYPLPTGRRDGTVSLMEDAHFPGPSFSVQAALSAFQTINLDLVDLTTLLGAHSIGLCHCGFFIDRLYNFRGSGLADPHIDPGLLDTLRHKCPFEVVEIKNVSKDPKVFMNQAAAASSSPFTLNTSFYRGLLDYRAVLRLDQNLAFTDFTSRLAASYVDDPKLFLAQFSKSMIKLGSVGVLTGRDGEIRSNCRSINDGT; encoded by the exons ATGGCAGCACTCTCTTCGTCCCTCCTCCTCTTGTTCGCAGCTCATTTTCTCACCACATCCTTCTCTCTAGAACTGAACTTCTACAGGGACTCATGCCCCAGGGCGGAGCTCATCGTGAAAGAGGTGGTGCAAAAGCATTGCCAGAAGGACCCATCAGTCCCTGCCGGCCTTATCCGCTTGCATTTCCATGATTGTTTCATCAAA GGATGTGATGCTTCGGTGCTCGTCGACAGCACCGATTACAATATAGCGGAGAAGGAGGCTCCTCCCAACCTGACACTGAGGGCGTTCGACGTGATCGACGACATCAAGGCTGAAGTGGAGAAGGAATGCCGCGGGGTCGTGTCCTGTGCTGACATATTAGCGCTGGCCGCAAGAGATGGGGTCGCACTGTCAGGGGGAGAGGCGTACCCTCTTCCGACCGGGCGAAGAGATGGGACTGTTTCTTTGATGGAAGATGCTCATTTTCCTGGCCCGTCCTTCTCCGTCCAGGCTGCCCTATCTGCCTTCCAAACGATCAACCTTGATTTGGTAGATCTCACAACACTACTAG GGGCTCATAGCATTGGATTGTGCCACTGCGGATTCTTCATCGACAGGCTTTACAACTTCCGCGGTAGCGGTTTAGCTGACCCACACATAGATCCTGGCCTGCTCGATACGCTCCGACACAAATGCCCCTTCGAGGTGGTGGAGATCAAGAACGTGAGCAAAGATCCCAAAGTCTTCATGAACCAAGCAGCAGCTGCCTCCTCCTCGCCTTTCACTTTGAACACCTCTTTCTACCGAGGCTTGCTCGATTACCGGGCGGTGCTGCGCCTCGACCAGAACTTGGCTTTCACCGACTTCACTAGTAGATTGGCTGCATCCTATGTTGATGATCCAAAGCTCTTTCTCGCTCAGTTCTCCAAGTCGATGATCAAACTGGGAAGCGTTGGCGTTTTAACAGGACGAGACGGGGAGATCAGATCAAATTGTCGAAGCATAAACGATGGAACATGA
- the LOC103986571 gene encoding large ribosomal subunit protein eL42 produces MVNVPKTKKTYCKNKACRKHTLHKVTQYKKGKDSLSVQGKRRYDRKQSGYGGQTKPVFHKKAKTTKKIVLKLQCQSCKHYSQHPIKRCKHFEIGGDKKGKGTSLF; encoded by the exons ATG GTGAATGTTCCAAAGAcaaagaagacctattgtaagaaCAAGGCATGCAGGAAGCATACTCTGCATAAGGTTACACAATACAAGAAGGGGAAAGATAGTCTTTCCGTTCAAGGGAAGCGTCGTTACGACAGGAAACAGTCAGGTTATGGTGGACAGACGAAACCTGTTTTCCACAAGAAG GCAAAAACGACAAAGAAAATTGTGTTGAAGCTGCAATGCCAGAGTTGCAAGCATTACTCACAGCATCCCATAAAG AGATGCAAACATTTTGAGATTGGTGGAGACAAAAAGGGCAAGGGTACGTCCCTCTTCTGA
- the LOC135640387 gene encoding septum-promoting GTP-binding protein 1-like produces the protein MTRLGWARFLGIAFLRRFLRAVWDHLLYCSSLGSRGRYRRLKACVPPSHLVAEKDGKPTAAVGRAALCADDEGDSDLVTLKIGLLGDRHTGKTSFLIKYVGDLEEQRELHTAGLNTMDKVLFVRGARIAFSIWDVGGDDQFLDRVPAACQDAVAILVLFDLTNRSTLNNAIGWYQRARKWNKTAIPILIGTKFDDFAQLPVEMQWTIVNQARAYARAMKATLFFSSATHNINVNKIFKFVAAKLFNLPWSLERNLTIGEPIIDF, from the exons ATGACCCGCCTCGGCTGGGCTCGCTTCCTCGGGATCGCCTTCCTCCGCCGCTTCCTCCGCGCCGTCTGGGACCACCTTCTGTACTGCTCCTCGCTCGGCAGCCGCGGCCGGTACCGCCGGCTCAAGGCGTGCGTCCCGCCATCTCATCTCGTGGCGGAGAAGGACGGGAAGCCGACCGCCGCCGTGGGGCGTGCGGCGCTGTGCGCGGACGATGAGGGGGATTCTGACCTGGTGACCTtgaagatcggcctccttggtgaCCGCCACACGGGGAAAACTAGCTTCCTG ATCAAGTATGTGGGGGATCTGGAGGAACAGAGGGAGCTGCACACGGCAGGATTGAATACGATGGACAAGGTTCTATTTGTTCGGGGAGCGAGGATTGCGTTCAGCATTTGGGATGTTGGAG GTGATGACCAATTTCTCGACCGCGTTCCTGCAGCTTGTCAAGATGCTGTGGCAATTCTTGTATTGTTTGATCTCACCAATCGTTCTACCCTAAACAA TGCCATTGGCTGGTACCAAAGGGCAAGAAAATGGAATAAG ACGGCGATTCCTATCTTAATAGGTACCAAATTTGATGACTTTGCCCAGCTTCCTGTTGAAATGCAATGGACGATCGTGAATCAG GCGAGAGCATATGCAAGAGCGATGAAAGCAACGCTATTTTTTTCAAGTGCTACTCACAACATAAATGTGAACAAGATTTTCAAGTTTGTGGCAGCCAAGCTCTTCAATTTGCCATGGTCGCTGGAAAGAAATCTGACTATTGGAGAGCCTATTATTGACTTTTAG
- the LOC135581721 gene encoding probable pyruvate, phosphate dikinase regulatory protein, chloroplastic isoform X1, whose translation MLQSSLPPAPLFLPRHSSSSSSPATWSPRHNSKRRSPRSCLVQEEPDRAVEPEREPAPRRVSTQLNRWSRARSIRSGRRIDWPALRKKTAPPSSPAPPPSSPPSEAGVRPAVAGEGIEGDGEDDESELMEGKAIYMVSDGTGWTAEHSVNAALGQFEHCLVDRICPVNTHLFSGVEDMDRLMEIIKQAAKEGALLLYTLADPDMAEYAKDACKVWGVSSADILRPITEAIATHLDVAPSGLPRGAAGRSAPLSAEYFKRIEAIDFTIKQDDGAKPQNLDRAHIVLVGVSRTGKTPLSIYLAQKGYKVANVPIVMGVDLPKTLFEINQEKIFGLTINPVILQTIRKARAKSLGFGSETRSNYSEMDHVRAELEYANKIFTQNPTWPVIEVTGKAIEETAAVVVRMYHDRRQKCLMPRISKRFVVFSGNMR comes from the exons ATGTTGCAGTCGAGTCTTCCTCCCGCTCCCTTGTTCCTGCCGCgtcactcctcctcctcctcctcccccgccaCATGGAGTCCCCGGCATAACTCCAAGAGGAGATCCCCCCGTTCCTGTCTCGTTCAAGAGGAGCCGGACCGGGCAGTTGAACCAGAGAGGGAGCCAGCGCCTCGGCGAGTGAGCACCCAGCTAAATCGGTGGTCGCGGGCCCGGTCCATCCGCTCGGGCCGGCGGATCGACTGGCCGGCCTTGCGGAAGAAGACCGCGCCCCCATCCTCGCCGGCGCCGCCGCCCTCGTCTCCTCCCTCCGAGGCGGGCGTCCGGCCAGCCGTGGCGGGGGAGGGAATAGAGGGCGATGGCGAGGACGACGAGAGCGAACTGATGGAGGGGAAGGCTATCTACATGGTGTCGGATGGCACGGGGTGGACGGCGGAGCACTCCGTCAACGCGGCCCTGGGCCAATTCGAGCACTGCCTGGTCGACCGCATCTGCCCCGTCAATACGCACCTCTTTTCTGGG GTTGAAGATATGGATAGACTGATGGAGATTATAAAGCAAGCTGCCAAAGAAGGTGCTTTgctcctttatacccttgctgatCCTGACATGGCAGAATATGCAAAGGATGCCTGCAAAGTCTGGGGTGTCTCATCGGCCGATATACTTCGACCCATAACTGAGGCCATTGCTACCCATCTTGATGTTGCTCCTTCTGGGTTACCTCGAGGTGCTGCAGGCAGAAGTGCTCCACTTAGTGCAGAATACTTCAAACGTATTGAGGCTATAGATTTCACTATCAAACAAGATGATGGAGCTAAGCCGCAAAACCTTGATCGTGCCCATATTGTCCTTGTCGGTGTTTCGCGCACTGGGAAGACACCCTTGTCCATATATCTAGCTCAAAAGGGATATAAGGTGGCAAATGTGCCGATAGTTATGGGTGTGGACTTGCCGAAGACCCTCTTTGAAATAAATCAAGAGAAGATCTTTGGATTAACAATCAATCCAGTTATTCTGCAGACCATTAGAAAGGCAAGGGCCAAAAGTCTTGGTTTTGGCAGTGAAACGAGAAGCAATTATTCGGAGATGGACCATGTGAGGGCGGAGTTGGAGTATGCCAATAAAATCTTCACACAGAACCCGACTTGGCCGGTGATCG AGGTCACTGGGAAAGCAATCGAAGAAACTGCAGCTGTTGTAGTCAGAATGTACCATGACAGAAGACAAAAGTGTTTGATGCCACGCATTTCCAAACG GTTTGTTGTGTTCTCGGGAAACATGAGATGA
- the LOC103986576 gene encoding autophagy-related protein 18f — MKNDAQKHQDDGAPRNGRSGGNGFFSVRSLSNYMRIVSSGASNVASNVRSAGASIVSSISNRHDDAGRDQVYWAGFDKLECEGGHLRQVLLLGYRSGFQVWDVELADDVRQLVSRHDGPVSFLQMQKKLIPSKYREDKFADVRPLLIVVEDSSVTLDGNDPDGCGSPCNKSNGHHDLGSDNLLSTYLRFYSLRTHDYVHTLKFRAAVFSVRCSSRVIVVCQATQIHCLDAATLEREYTVLTYPIVPACPGSGGIGYGPLAIGTRWLAYSGNPVAFSSTGRVSPQHMYPATGVSVPHSNGSLVANFAKESSKQLAAGLVTLGDMGYKKLSKYYSDFLVDNNGSGKQGNSSLKLNGTMNGQQSDTENAGMVIIRDIISKSVIAQFRAHSSPISALCFDPSGMLLVTASIHGHNINIFGVVPSPRGGSTESDIKGTCIHLYRLQRGITNAIIQDISFSDDSKWIMISSSRGTSHLFALPAFGATTKPHLNEGKFANSCYESGHLPYSSSSSKHSHQSLFASGTPLTLSAVSRIRNGSNGLKGAVSGAAAAATGKVSPLYGAIASAFHNCKGSGLQIDISSVRTKYYLLVFAPSGCIIQYVLRQWIGENYGISVSGSSNASYQSIQEADGRLDVEALQKWDVCHKRNRRDRSDNVDIYGDHGNDQSAKIFQKGLRKGTSIYPAGSVVDMKGKLSGEETHHAYLSEVELHVHEACTPLWAKSEVCFQVMIDENIKEHNSSNIHGEIEIEKITSCTIETRSKDLIPVFDYLQTPMFQQPRTTATVVNKLGSIPRQKSGLLESGRLSHRSSSSSLDCISDNATIAELPNDISGNDWSRSFANANKGFVHNTTNSQNIRGQVKFVNGSDDLNLEAQLDPVDNMKNLKIQDPLSGYDNGIC; from the exons ATGAAGAACGATGCGCAGAAGCATCAGGACGACGGTGCGCCGAGGAACGGCCGGAGCGGCGGCAACGGCTTCTTCTCGGTCCGGTCACTGTCGAATTACATGAGGATCGTGTCGTCGGGTGCGTCCAACGTCGCATCTAACGTGCGTTCCGCGGGGGCGTCCATAGTGTCTTCGATCTCCAATCGCCATGATGATGCAGGCCGCGATCAG GTGTACTGGGCTGGATTTGATAAATTGGAATGTGAAGGTGGTCATCTTCGGCAAGTTCTTTTGTTGGGTTACAGATCTGGCTTCCAGGTTTGGGATGTTGAGCTGGCAGATGATGTTAGACAGCTGGTATCAAGACATGATGGACCTGTTTCCTTTCTTCAAATGCAAAAGAAATTAATTCCATCAAAATACCGTGAAGATAAGTTTGCAGATGTTCGCCCATTGTTGATTGTTGTTGAAGATAGTTCAGTTACTTTGGATGGCAATGACCCTGATGGGTGTGGTTCTCCTTGTAATAAGTCCAATGGTCATCATGATCTGGGTAGTGATAATCTATTATCTACTTATCTTCGGTTTTATTCTCTAAGGACCCATGATTATGTACATACCTTGAAGTTCAGGGCAGCTGTTTTCTCTGTCAGATGCAGTTCTCGAGTTATTGTGGTTTGTCAAGCTACCCAG ATACATTGTTTAGACGCTGCAACTTTGGAGAGAGAATATACGGTTCTTACTTACCCCATAGTTCCGGCTTGCCCTGGTTCTGGTGGCATAGGTTATGGACCACTGGCAATTGGTACAAGGTGGCTGGCATATAGTGGTAACCCAGTAGCATTTTCAAGCACTGGCCGTGTGAGCCCCCAACACATGTATCCTGCTACAGGTGTGTCCGTGCCACATTCGAATGGTAGTTTGGTagcaaactttgcaaaggaatcAAGTAAGCAGCTTGCCGCTGGCCTAGTGACACTTGGAGACATGGGATATAAGAAGCTCTCCAAGTATTACTCAGATTTTCTTGTGGACAATAATGGTTCTGGAAAGCAAGGGAATTCCAGCTTGAAACTCAATGGTACTATGAATGGACAACAATCTGATACAGAAAATGCTGGCATG GTCATAATTCGAGACATTATTTCTAAGTCAGTCATTGCCCAGTTCAGGGCACATTCAAGTCCTATTTCTGCATTGTGCTTCGACCCTAGTGGAATGTTATTAGTAACAGCTTCTATTCATGGTCACAACATCAACATTTTTGGTGTTGTACCCTCTCCGCGTGGAGGCTCCACAGAGTCTGATATAAAAGGAACATGCATTCATCTTTACAGGTTGCAGCGTGGCATAACGAATGCG ATTATACAGGACATCAGTTTTAGTGATGACAGCAAATGGATAATGATCAGCTCTTCAAGAGGAACCAGTCATTTATTTGCACTCCCTGCATTTGGAGCAACTACGAAACCTCATTTAAATGAGGGTAAATTTGCAAACAGTTGCTATGAATCAGGACATCTACCTTATAGTTCATCATCTTCGAAGCATAGCCACCAGAGCCTTTTTGCATCTGGTACTCCACTCACGTTATCAGCCGTAAGCAGAATAAGGAATGGGAGTAATGGTTTAAAAGGTGCCGTCAGTGGTGCTGCAGCAGCTGCGACAGGCAAGGTCAGTCCTCTTTATGGTGCTATTGCTTCGGCATTCCATAACTGCAAGGGTTCTGGTCTTCAGATTGATATCAGCTCAGTCAGGACAAAATATTATTTGCTTGTATTTGCGCCTTCTGGCTGTATTATACAATATGTGTTGCGGCAATGGATAGGTGAAAATTATGGCATCAGTGTATCTGGCTCAAGTAATGCTTCTTATCAGTCAATACAAGAAGCTGATGGAAGGTTAGATGTTGAGGCGCTTCAGAAATGGGATGTctgtcataagagaaatagaaGAGACAGGAGTGACAATGTGGACATATACGGTGATCATGGAAATGACCAGAGTGCTAAAATTTTCCAGAAAGGGCTTAGAAAGGGGACTAGCATCTATCCTGCTGGTAGTGTTGTGGACATGAAAGGGAAGCTTAGTGGTGAAGAAACTCATCATGCATACTTATCGGAGGTAGAGTTGCATGTTCATGAAGCTTGTACCCCACTATGGGCAAAGTCTGAG GTTTGCTTTCAAGTGATGATTGATGAGAATATTAAAGAACATAACAGTAGTAATATCCATGGGGAAATTGAGATAGAAAAGATCACAAGCTGTACAATCGAGACTAGATCGAAAGATCTGATTCCAGTTTTTGACTATCTCCAAACTCCCATGTTCCAGCAACCAAG GACAACCGCAACTGTTGTCAACAAATTGGGGTCAATACCGCGCCAGAAATCAGGACTGTTAGAAAGTGGAAGGCTTTCACATAGAAGCAGCAGCAGCTCTCTGGACTGCATATCTGATAATGCCACAATTGCTGAGCTTCCAAATGACATCAGTGGTAATGATTGGAGCCGATCCTTTGCAAATGCCAACAAGGGCTTTGTACATAACACTACAAATAGCCAAAATATAAGAGGTCAGGTCAAGTTTGTAAATGGTAGCGATGACTTGAATTTGGAAGCCCAACTTGACCCGGTAGATAACATGAAGAACCTGAAGATCCAGGACCCACTCTCTGGATATGACAATGGGATCTGTTGA
- the LOC135581721 gene encoding probable pyruvate, phosphate dikinase regulatory protein, chloroplastic isoform X2: MLQSSLPPAPLFLPRHSSSSSSPATWSPRHNSKRRSPRSCLVQEEPDRAVEPEREPAPRRVSTQLNRWSRARSIRSGRRIDWPALRKKTAPPSSPAPPPSSPPSEAGVRPAVAGEGIEGDGEDDESELMEGKAIYMVSDGTGWTAEHSVNAALGQFEHCLVDRICPVNTHLFSGVEDMDRLMEIIKQAAKEGALLLYTLADPDMAEYAKDACKVWGVSSADILRPITEAIATHLDVAPSGLPRGAAGRSAPLSAEYFKRIEAIDFTIKQDDGAKPQNLDRAHIVLVGVSRTGKTPLSIYLAQKGYKVANVPIVMGVDLPKTLFEINQEKIFGLTINPVILQTIRKARAKSLGFGSETRSNYSEMDHVRAELEYANKIFTQNPTWPVIEVTGKAIEETAAVVVRMYHDRRQKCLMPRISKRY; the protein is encoded by the exons ATGTTGCAGTCGAGTCTTCCTCCCGCTCCCTTGTTCCTGCCGCgtcactcctcctcctcctcctcccccgccaCATGGAGTCCCCGGCATAACTCCAAGAGGAGATCCCCCCGTTCCTGTCTCGTTCAAGAGGAGCCGGACCGGGCAGTTGAACCAGAGAGGGAGCCAGCGCCTCGGCGAGTGAGCACCCAGCTAAATCGGTGGTCGCGGGCCCGGTCCATCCGCTCGGGCCGGCGGATCGACTGGCCGGCCTTGCGGAAGAAGACCGCGCCCCCATCCTCGCCGGCGCCGCCGCCCTCGTCTCCTCCCTCCGAGGCGGGCGTCCGGCCAGCCGTGGCGGGGGAGGGAATAGAGGGCGATGGCGAGGACGACGAGAGCGAACTGATGGAGGGGAAGGCTATCTACATGGTGTCGGATGGCACGGGGTGGACGGCGGAGCACTCCGTCAACGCGGCCCTGGGCCAATTCGAGCACTGCCTGGTCGACCGCATCTGCCCCGTCAATACGCACCTCTTTTCTGGG GTTGAAGATATGGATAGACTGATGGAGATTATAAAGCAAGCTGCCAAAGAAGGTGCTTTgctcctttatacccttgctgatCCTGACATGGCAGAATATGCAAAGGATGCCTGCAAAGTCTGGGGTGTCTCATCGGCCGATATACTTCGACCCATAACTGAGGCCATTGCTACCCATCTTGATGTTGCTCCTTCTGGGTTACCTCGAGGTGCTGCAGGCAGAAGTGCTCCACTTAGTGCAGAATACTTCAAACGTATTGAGGCTATAGATTTCACTATCAAACAAGATGATGGAGCTAAGCCGCAAAACCTTGATCGTGCCCATATTGTCCTTGTCGGTGTTTCGCGCACTGGGAAGACACCCTTGTCCATATATCTAGCTCAAAAGGGATATAAGGTGGCAAATGTGCCGATAGTTATGGGTGTGGACTTGCCGAAGACCCTCTTTGAAATAAATCAAGAGAAGATCTTTGGATTAACAATCAATCCAGTTATTCTGCAGACCATTAGAAAGGCAAGGGCCAAAAGTCTTGGTTTTGGCAGTGAAACGAGAAGCAATTATTCGGAGATGGACCATGTGAGGGCGGAGTTGGAGTATGCCAATAAAATCTTCACACAGAACCCGACTTGGCCGGTGATCG AGGTCACTGGGAAAGCAATCGAAGAAACTGCAGCTGTTGTAGTCAGAATGTACCATGACAGAAGACAAAAGTGTTTGATGCCACGCATTTCCAAACGGTACTAG
- the LOC135639342 gene encoding uncharacterized protein LOC135639342, with protein MESASTQQPDFDPSRAVPRDFPSKEEQKVQVPAMADDDDDNKRKIVVKSDDSFVALDIAELVAATDQRDPTASPRVPKLVMKSLSRNGSQRSGGGGGGGGGAAVSAIGGPSGRDKPPASAHVAVEGEAARGRCRRAAGCRRPSLWRDPRRVLFVFASLSCMGTLILLYFTLSMGSMTTTGDADSR; from the exons ATGGAGAGCGCAAGCACGCAGCAACCG GATTTTGATCCATCACGAGCAGTCCCTAGAGATTTCCCATCGAAAGAGGAGCAGAAGGTGCAAGTTCCGGCGATGGCCGATGACGATGATGACAACAAGAGGAAGATCGTAGTGAAGTCCGATGACAGCTTCGTGGCTCTCGACATCGCAGAACTCGTCGCTGCAACCGATCAGCGGGATCCTACTGCGAGCCCACGAGTCCCG AAGCTTGTGATGAAGAGCCTCTCAAGAAACGGATCGCAGCgaagcggtggcggcggcggaggaggaggaggtgcagCCGTCTCCGCCATAG GTGGGCCCAGCGGAAGGGATAAGCCGCCTGCGTCGGCACACGTGGCCGTCGAAGGGGAAGCCGCCAGAGGCAGGTGCAGGCGAGCGGCCGGCTGCCGGCGTCCGTCGCTCTGGCGCGACCCCAGAAGAGTCCTATTCGTCTTCGCCTCCTT GTCGTGCATGGGAACACTGATACTGCTCTATTTCACGCTCTCCATGGGCAGCATGACGACCACCGGCGATGCCGATTCCAGATGA